A stretch of the Actinomycetes bacterium genome encodes the following:
- a CDS encoding DUF5372 family protein yields GWGSPRSRHTAASSSTPSESLVVTHPFHPLAGQRLVVLLERRRPSTGLVFVCEGGPGGRVTLPVAWTDRAPAPAAHRLTTEVLVALAALAGAINQVGLQSIDQL; encoded by the coding sequence GGCTGGGGATCGCCACGGTCCCGGCATACTGCCGCGTCGTCCAGCACGCCGTCTGAATCGCTGGTTGTCACGCACCCGTTCCACCCGCTGGCCGGGCAGCGTCTGGTCGTGTTGTTGGAGCGGCGTCGGCCCTCCACCGGGCTGGTCTTCGTCTGCGAGGGTGGGCCCGGGGGTCGGGTGACCCTGCCGGTGGCCTGGACCGACCGGGCCCCTGCCCCGGCTGCGCATCGGCTGACTACTGAGGTGCTGGTCGCGCTCGCGGCGCTGGCGGGCGCGATCAACCAGGTCGGTTTGCAATCGATTGACCAGCTGTGA